A part of Methanomassiliicoccales archaeon genomic DNA contains:
- a CDS encoding fibronectin type III domain-containing protein, translating into MKYRRCLPLLLGLLLFTTPTMAILSCAAPPSPPLDLTCTVGETYVDLSWKPPEDGNLSHYLVYGGRSFDTMKVIANVSANQTAYHHGGLSVGTTNYYVVTAVGPEGESAVSNAVVATTESNVIIKTSPSSNEMWISIIALVLGVVAIQISVIAIWVLVKKTFR; encoded by the coding sequence ATGAAGTATCGGCGATGCCTGCCCTTGTTACTTGGCCTATTGCTGTTCACCACGCCGACCATGGCCATATTATCATGTGCGGCGCCCCCATCCCCACCACTCGACCTCACATGCACCGTAGGAGAGACATATGTAGACCTCTCTTGGAAACCTCCAGAGGACGGAAATCTGAGCCATTATCTTGTCTATGGAGGCAGATCATTCGATACGATGAAGGTCATAGCGAACGTGAGCGCTAACCAGACGGCCTACCATCATGGTGGTCTGAGCGTAGGGACGACCAATTACTATGTCGTCACAGCGGTCGGTCCTGAGGGAGAGAGCGCCGTCAGCAATGCCGTGGTGGCGACCACCGAGAGCAATGTCATCATAAAGACCAGCCCTTCAAGCAATGAGATGTGGATATCGATAATCGCTCTGGTGTTAGGGGTAGTGGCCATACAGATATCCGTCATTGCGATATGGGTTCTGGTCAAGAAGACGTTCAGGTGA
- a CDS encoding GNAT family N-acetyltransferase, translating to MLRLRPIVRADIPSLVVMTRENMSSIVRRSWGIEWTDEPLLEWFADKDVETMVLEEDGDIIGYFSIEVLDSYLFIMSIQLRPDKQGKGYGRTMMREIEASVLEKGTEGVELCVQECNEKALAFYSTLGYRKVCRRGNNFLLRKSAEQIRSETASQKD from the coding sequence ATGCTTCGCCTGCGCCCCATCGTCAGGGCGGACATACCTTCCTTGGTCGTCATGACAAGGGAGAACATGTCCTCCATTGTCAGACGTTCATGGGGCATTGAATGGACGGACGAGCCGCTCCTCGAATGGTTTGCTGACAAGGACGTCGAGACCATGGTCCTTGAGGAAGATGGCGATATAATCGGATATTTTTCCATCGAGGTCTTGGACAGTTACCTTTTCATAATGTCCATCCAGCTCAGGCCAGACAAACAGGGCAAAGGATATGGGAGGACGATGATGCGGGAGATCGAGGCTTCCGTGCTGGAGAAGGGCACCGAGGGCGTGGAGCTCTGCGTCCAGGAATGCAATGAAAAGGCCCTTGCTTTCTATAGCACCCTTGGTTACCGTAAGGTATGCAGAAGAGGTAATAACTTCCTCCTGAGGAAATCGGCAGAACAGATACGGTCCGAGACCGCGTCTCAGAAGGATTGA
- a CDS encoding iron-sulfur cluster assembly accessory protein, protein MVEVTAEASKYILDLIAKNNKQGHGIKIYLSGMGCSGPQFGMAFQQGAKEGDIEQKVDGFSLYYDNETKEVLDACTVDFVETPYGSGLIVHNPNVTSCSSCGGGCH, encoded by the coding sequence ATGGTAGAAGTCACTGCTGAGGCGTCCAAGTACATACTGGACCTTATAGCAAAGAACAACAAGCAGGGCCATGGGATCAAGATCTACCTGTCCGGTATGGGCTGCTCTGGACCTCAGTTCGGAATGGCGTTCCAGCAAGGAGCAAAGGAAGGGGACATCGAGCAGAAGGTCGATGGTTTCTCGTTGTATTACGATAATGAGACAAAAGAGGTCCTGGATGCGTGCACCGTGGACTTCGTGGAGACACCGTACGGTTCAGGCCTTATCGTTCATAACCCGAACGTCACGAGCTGCAGCTCGTGCGGCGGCGGATGTCATTAA